Part of the Actinomyces howellii genome, CAACTCCGGCACCCACTACGCCCTCTACGCCGTCCTGCGACTGGACTCGGCGCTGCCGGCTCGGCGCGAGGACCGGGACCTGCTCGTCGACGAGGCGGTCCGGGCGGTCGACGGCACGGGGGCGACCACCCGGGGCTGGTACGACGTCGCTGGCCTGCGCTCGGACGCCGACCTCATGATCTGGTGGCTGTCCGAGGACCCTGAGGTCCTCCAGGACGCCGTCCACCGCCTGCGGGCCTCTGGACTGGGGCGCCACCTTGTCCCGGTGTGGTCCTGCATGGGCCTGCACACCCCGGCGGAGTTCAACCCCCGGCACGTCCCCGCCTGCCTGGCCGGCGTCGCCCCCCGGGACTGGTGCATGGTCTACCCCTTCGTGCGCTCCTACGAGTGGTACCTGCTCGAGGCCCAGGAGCGCTCGCGGATGATGGCTGAGCACGGCCGCCACGGCTTCTCGGCCTACCCCGACGTCAAGGGGTCGACCCTGGCCACCTTCGGCCTGAGCGACTACGAGTGGATCCTGGGATTCGAGGCGGACTCCCTCGACCGGCTCGAGGGGGTCATCCACCACCAGCGCTACACCGAGGCCCGCCTCCACGTCCGCCAGGACGTCCCCTTCTACACCGGCCGGCGG contains:
- the hemQ gene encoding hydrogen peroxide-dependent heme synthase, with the translated sequence MTGTSRTTDPASAPARGGAQGGVHRFEDEERRPHRDPRDAVDVDFDAINSGTHYALYAVLRLDSALPARREDRDLLVDEAVRAVDGTGATTRGWYDVAGLRSDADLMIWWLSEDPEVLQDAVHRLRASGLGRHLVPVWSCMGLHTPAEFNPRHVPACLAGVAPRDWCMVYPFVRSYEWYLLEAQERSRMMAEHGRHGFSAYPDVKGSTLATFGLSDYEWILGFEADSLDRLEGVIHHQRYTEARLHVRQDVPFYTGRRVEPHQWAERQPLA